ttgcacatcATTTTTAGTGGCGTGCACggggaaaaatttattcacaCGAGGGATGCACCATGGCATACACGCATGGGCACACGAGGTCGCACACGATGACACACGAGGTCGAACACGATGATACACACGAGGTCGCACACGATGACACACACGAAGCCCTCCACACGTAAATGCAGTGCAAACGAAACTTACCACAAGTCGGTCAATCTTTCATGGTCCTTACTATAATCATCGATATTTTTGCTCTGCATTTCGCTCTGCGTGTCGAAAAAACTGTTGTCCTTCATGTCATCTACTACTCCTAACTCTAACATATTTGTTACATCAATAATGTTCTGGTAAATGCCATTGTGGTAGCATGTTATGGCTGACGTGGTTCCGAAAAAAGCCATAAGGGCTACTAACTGGTAACGAACATCTGGGTTGtgttttaatataatatttttcaaaggaTTAAAGAAACattttccacaatttttaacAGATCTGTAAATGTTCTCTACTATGTAGTCAATGTAGTACTTGTATGATCTTAAATGTAGGATAAAATTGTTATATCTGAAGTTTTCTCCATAATAGGAGTTATCATACGTGTATATGTTATACTTTTCTTTGTCCTTTACAACCCATTTGGGATGCTGCTTTCCACCACTTAATCGAATTttacttttgaaaaaaagtctTGCATTGTTTAGCCGCAACTAACGGGGGGAGAAGGCGATATATTTGGTGTGTTGTCaggtgaaaattaaaaatggatcaCACGGGGAAGGGACGGAAAGATGGCTCAGAAAGGCTAACCCTTGTAGCGCTCTTTTGTCATCTCTTTCTATGTTTACCATAATTTATAAGGTATAGTCAACGTAACATTAGGGGGAACTTATTCAAAAGGGTAAATCCTACTTGGTGAAGTATATCTGATGTAAAGTAacgtatcttttttttgctctcttTGCAAAAGGGTAAGTTTCCCATGTAAagttacttatttttttgggggggaataCCTGCGTTCACATAAATACGCACATGTTCACATAGGCTTGCAAATATTCGCGTTCGAaggtaccaaaaaaaaaaaatgtaatgtGGGGCGTATCAAAGTTACTGAAAATGTAAACGGCTTAAATTGTTAAATGGAGTAATGTTTCTGCGCCTGGAATTAAGAAAAAGTttgcgtgaaaaaaaaaagaagaagaagcacaaTTTAGTTATTTTACGCAGATAAAATAACCTAGAGCAATATTgggaattaaatttttacacgctcgtcggttttttttttttttttcatctcgATACAGtttcttttcattaaatGAATGTTTTTAATTGACGGTGTGTCAACGTAGAGCGTTTTCTCATTCTACGCATTATTGTTCGGTATTTTTAACTACGTGAAATTAACGACGTGCACtttttcaagaaaaaaaaaatgaaatctattaaaacaaaacaaaggtGCAAAAAAGTAATGCATGACCTTTTTTGCTGTATTCATTTGcaacattttcaaaaaggctaaaatgattttcttatttttttacaatttgttgATAGCATCCGAGCGGCAATTTTACAGCagcggaaaggaaaaaaagaacaaagtgTAAACATGCTTATGTGCTCCAAATTccttttcacaattttgcgTTGCGTAAACCTTTTGCAGAAGCTTCATTTAGGGGATGGGGGGAAGGGAATAAGAACTGtactattttatattttgtgaaCTTCATTGCATGTATATAACCGTTTTTGCGCATATGgggggcggaaaaaaaaggaccatTTAAACCTTTTGGAGTTTAAATTACACCCTAAAGTGGtccaaaaaggaggcaaatTATATGTAGATTAATTCAGCTATTATGCAAAggttaatttaatttaatgaatttgtgaaatgaattaaaaattgtataattaaaaaaaagcaaattttgtttataaacGTGTctaagaagaagaaacacaTGTTCATGGTTAACAACCAGGTTAACACAAGATGGTCAATCGAATTAGCACGTA
The window above is part of the Plasmodium cynomolgi strain B DNA, chromosome 11, whole genome shotgun sequence genome. Proteins encoded here:
- a CDS encoding hypothetical protein (putative), which codes for MVNIERDDKRALQGLAFLSHLSLRLNNARLFFKSKIRLSGGKQHPKWVVKDKEKYNIYTYDNSYYGENFRYNNFILHLRSYKYYIDYIVENIYRSVKNCGKCFFNPLKNIILKHNPDVRYQLVALMAFFGTTSAITCYHNGIYQNIIDVTNMLELGVVDDMKDNSFFDTQSEMQSKNIDDYSKDHERLTDLWERALKDATHKNSFDQLCSYLVIEDGEPIVNFKPKHIWRYNMIPYGENNPDTKTFDIPAHEKPFRSFALNFTYNNLSGNWGDYIDRRDNKGSLLRPSRYMFTDVIIPATK